A window from Vigna angularis cultivar LongXiaoDou No.4 chromosome 7, ASM1680809v1, whole genome shotgun sequence encodes these proteins:
- the LOC108338249 gene encoding fructose-bisphosphate aldolase, cytoplasmic isozyme produces MSHFKGKYHDELIANAAYIGTPGKGILAADESTGTIGKRLASINVENVESNRRALRELLFTAPGALQYLSGVILFEETLYQSTASGKPFVQLLTEAGVLPGIKVDKGTVELAGTDGETTTQGLDGLGQRCAKYYEAGARFAKWRAVLKIGPNEPSELSIHENAYGLARYAVICQENGLVPIVEPEILVDGPHDIHKCAAVTERVLAACYKALNDHHVLLEGTLLKPNMVTPGSKSAKVAPEVVAEHTVRALQRTVPAAVPAVVFLSGGQSEEEATLNLNAINLVKGKKPWTLSFSFGRALQQSTLKAWSGKDENVKKAQEALLVRAKANSEATLGTYKGDSKLAEGASESLHVEDYKY; encoded by the exons ATGTCTCACTTCAAGGGCAAGTACCATG ATGAGCTTATTGCAAATGCTGCCTACATTGGCACTCCTGGAAAGGGTATTCTTGCTGCTGATGAGTCGACAGGTACGATTGGTAAGCGTTTGGCCAGCATCAATGTAGAGAACGTTGAATCCAACAGGCGTGCTCTTAGGGAGCTTCTTTTCACTGCTCCTGGTGCTCTTCAATACCTCAGTGGAGTCATCCTCTTTGAGGAAACCCTCTACCAGAGCACAGCTTCAG GCAAGCCCTTTGTTCAGTTGTTGACGGAGGCTGGTGTGCTTCCTGGTATCAAGGTTGACAAGGGCACCGTTGAGCTTGCTGGGACCGATGGGGAAACCACCACTCAGGGTCTGGATGGCCTTGGTCAGCGTTGTGCCAAATACTATGAAGCAGGTGCACGATTTGCCAAATGGCGTGCCGTGCTAAAGATTGGTCCCAACGAGCCATCAGAGCTCTCCATCCATGAGAATGCCTATGGCTTGGCCAGATATGCTGTCATATGCCAGGAAAATGGGTTGGTTCCCATTGTTGAACCCGAGATCCTTGTTGATGGACCTCATGACATTCACAAGTGTGCCGCTGTCACCGAGCGTGTCCTTGCAGCATGCTACAAGGCTTTGAATGATCACCATGTTCTTCTTGAGGGAACTCTGTTGAAGCCAAACATGGTGACACCTGGATCTAAATCTGCAAAGGTTGCTCCTGAGGTGGTTGCTGAACACACTGTTAGAGCCCTGCAGCGAACTGTACCTGCTGCAGTTCCTGCGGTAGTTTTCTTGTCTGGTGGACAGAGTGAGGAGGAGGCAACCCTCAACCTCAATGCCATCAACCTGGTTAAGGGGAAGAAGCCATGGacactctctttctcttttggaAGGGCACTTCAACAGAGTACCCTTAAGGCATGGAGTGGAAAAGATGAGAATGTGAAGAAGGCTCAAGAAGCCTTATTGGTAAGAGCCAAGGCTAACTCAGAGGCAACTCTTGGAACCTACAAGGGTGATTCAAAGCTTGCTGAGGGTGCCTCAGAGAGTCTCCATGTTGAGGACTACAAGTACTGA